A single Bacillus sp. HMF5848 DNA region contains:
- a CDS encoding polysaccharide deacetylase family protein, whose protein sequence is MKKKLILLGAVCLLVFTLLIGTYRLMNARTFQIFGGLTAAVQTDKKVVALTFDDGPTNHVNDILPILKKYDAKATFFLIGNEIEFHLTEAKMLVNEGHQLGNHTYSHKRMIFKTPAFIKREIEITNLLIEEAGYKGEIDFRPPNGKKLLGLPYYLFKHNTDTITWNLEPDSLYTSSTDKINYVVENVRPGSIILLHPMYDKSGDELKTVEGILDTLTKDGYQFITVNDLQKYQN, encoded by the coding sequence ATGAAGAAAAAACTAATACTTTTGGGGGCAGTTTGTCTCCTAGTGTTTACTCTTTTAATAGGAACTTATAGACTAATGAATGCAAGAACTTTTCAGATATTCGGAGGGTTGACAGCGGCCGTTCAAACAGATAAAAAAGTAGTAGCCTTAACATTTGATGATGGGCCGACCAATCATGTAAATGATATTTTACCTATTCTAAAGAAATATGACGCCAAGGCGACTTTTTTCCTGATAGGAAATGAAATAGAATTCCATCTCACGGAAGCAAAAATGCTTGTAAATGAAGGGCATCAACTTGGAAATCATACGTATTCTCACAAGCGAATGATTTTCAAAACACCAGCTTTTATTAAAAGAGAGATTGAAATAACAAACCTCTTGATTGAAGAAGCAGGTTATAAGGGAGAAATAGACTTTCGACCACCAAACGGAAAAAAACTGTTAGGATTACCTTATTATCTTTTTAAGCACAATACAGACACCATTACATGGAATTTAGAGCCTGATAGCTTATATACATCTTCAACTGATAAAATTAACTATGTAGTAGAAAATGTTCGACCAGGGTCCATTATTTTATTACATCCTATGTACGATAAAAGTGGCGATGAGTTAAAAACTGTAGAAGGTATTTTAGACACTTTAACAAAGGATGGATATCAATTTATAACTGTCAATGACCTGCAAAAATATCAGAATTAA
- a CDS encoding MBOAT family protein, translated as MVFSNVVFLFLFLPAVLFLYFLIRTELRNILLVVFSLIFYAWGEPTYIILMLISIFINYIFGLLIDRFQAKASLKKLSLTLAIICNLLILGYFKYANFLITNINELFNTSIVLEPIALPIGISFYTFQALSYLIDVYRKNADVQKNVLHLALYISLFPQLIAGPIVRYNDIDQQIRTRIVTYNHVVTGVKRFIIGLAKKVLIANQMGLVADEIFSMSPDSMSIGLAWLGIIAYTLQIYFDFSGYSDMAIGLGKMFGFDFLENFRYPYISRSISEFWRRWHISLGNWFRDYVYIPLGGNRVSSFKVYRNLFIVWLLTGFWHGASWTFMAWGLYYGLFIALEKAGLSRLLSKLWRPLQHSYVLIIVIIGWVFFRADNFMYSFEFIQTMFAGNSTVLIDRTAQFYLHEYWYVYVLAIVCATPILPFLQEKMEQAKIAYISAFIKPIYYGLIFILSITYVANSTYNPFIYFRF; from the coding sequence TTGGTTTTTAGCAATGTCGTGTTTTTATTTCTATTCTTACCAGCTGTACTTTTTCTGTACTTTCTTATAAGAACAGAGCTTCGCAATATTCTATTGGTCGTTTTTAGCCTCATATTTTACGCTTGGGGTGAACCAACATACATAATTCTAATGCTCATATCCATTTTTATTAATTATATTTTCGGTTTACTTATAGATCGCTTTCAAGCTAAAGCTTCTCTAAAAAAGCTCTCTCTTACGTTAGCAATCATTTGTAACCTTTTGATATTAGGCTACTTTAAATATGCGAACTTTCTTATCACAAACATCAATGAGCTTTTTAATACTTCCATTGTTCTTGAACCTATTGCTTTACCGATTGGCATTTCGTTTTATACGTTTCAAGCATTATCGTATCTTATTGATGTGTACCGAAAGAACGCTGATGTGCAAAAGAATGTCTTACATTTAGCTCTTTACATTTCATTGTTCCCTCAGCTTATTGCTGGGCCAATTGTCCGTTACAATGACATTGACCAGCAAATACGCACGCGAATCGTTACCTATAATCATGTCGTCACAGGTGTGAAACGATTTATCATTGGGCTAGCGAAAAAGGTTTTAATTGCTAATCAAATGGGATTAGTCGCTGATGAAATTTTTTCGATGTCTCCGGATAGTATGTCCATTGGACTAGCTTGGCTAGGCATCATCGCGTACACGTTACAAATATACTTTGATTTCTCAGGATACTCTGATATGGCAATAGGTCTTGGAAAAATGTTCGGCTTTGATTTCTTAGAGAACTTCCGCTATCCATATATATCTAGATCTATCTCGGAGTTTTGGCGTCGTTGGCATATCTCGTTAGGTAATTGGTTCCGTGATTATGTGTATATTCCACTAGGTGGCAACCGTGTAAGTTCTTTTAAAGTGTACCGTAACCTTTTTATTGTGTGGCTATTAACAGGCTTTTGGCACGGTGCTAGTTGGACATTCATGGCGTGGGGCTTGTACTATGGATTATTCATTGCTCTTGAAAAAGCAGGATTGTCACGTTTACTTTCTAAACTTTGGCGTCCATTACAGCATTCATACGTACTAATCATTGTTATTATAGGTTGGGTATTTTTTCGCGCTGATAACTTCATGTATTCATTTGAATTTATTCAAACTATGTTTGCTGGTAATTCAACCGTGCTTATTGATCGAACAGCACAATTTTATCTACATGAATATTGGTATGTATACGTACTTGCTATCGTCTGCGCGACACCTATTCTTCCATTTTTGCAAGAAAAAATGGAACAAGCAAAGATCGCATATATATCAGCTTTTATCAAACCGATATATTATGGTTTAATATTCATTTTGTCGATAACATACGTTGCAAATTCAACATACAATCCATTTATTTATTTCAGATTTTAA
- a CDS encoding DHHW family protein, which translates to MKTLHNTLIAIGFFTTLIAISFLTIAMPDKKVSDIENRFLEQFPTFSEETIINGEFTKKFESYYSDQIFLRNIFIEAYTRLQLLLNKTVISNTVVLDNDWILSEPFAKVYTDYMDKSTGNLNTLANQFPKTEFYFAAAPHKTNMLMDKFPNYLPENVGVEAQQYFWSNLHKNVIPIDLHNYFLNHYSYDERENMYFRTDHHWNMDGAFAGYTGIMEALATQSNSIVNAPSTIDQYTKTCLTNNYFVGSYNRQLYLLIDASKEVLCHYEPNSSFNFSSVYAKDGRGKEFTNFEDIYKTDTEGQVTYAGLYAGDFSVIKYNKEKADNDKKVVIVKDSYANAITPFIAQHFTKTTVLDLRHYTEKTLKDFLEEEQADIVLFIYNNSNLFGNMFQFE; encoded by the coding sequence ATGAAAACATTGCACAACACATTAATAGCAATAGGTTTTTTTACAACTCTCATAGCCATTTCATTCCTTACCATAGCTATGCCTGATAAAAAAGTATCTGACATTGAGAATAGATTTTTAGAACAATTCCCAACCTTTTCTGAAGAAACAATCATTAACGGTGAGTTTACTAAAAAATTCGAGTCCTATTACTCAGATCAAATTTTCTTAAGAAATATTTTTATTGAGGCGTACACAAGGCTTCAATTATTGCTTAATAAAACGGTTATTAGCAATACGGTCGTTTTAGACAATGACTGGATTCTGTCTGAGCCTTTTGCAAAAGTGTATACAGATTATATGGACAAATCTACTGGGAATTTAAACACACTCGCCAATCAATTTCCTAAAACAGAATTCTATTTTGCCGCTGCTCCACATAAAACAAACATGTTAATGGATAAGTTTCCTAATTACTTGCCTGAAAATGTTGGAGTAGAAGCTCAACAATATTTTTGGTCTAACCTACACAAGAATGTAATACCAATAGATTTACATAATTACTTTCTTAACCATTATTCTTATGATGAACGCGAAAATATGTATTTTCGTACAGATCATCATTGGAACATGGATGGTGCATTTGCTGGCTATACAGGTATTATGGAAGCTCTAGCTACACAATCAAATTCGATTGTTAATGCCCCTTCCACAATTGACCAGTATACAAAAACTTGTTTAACGAATAACTATTTTGTAGGAAGTTACAACAGACAACTATATTTACTTATTGATGCGAGCAAAGAAGTCTTATGTCATTATGAACCGAACTCTTCTTTTAACTTCTCATCTGTCTATGCTAAAGACGGACGAGGAAAAGAATTTACTAACTTCGAAGACATTTATAAGACCGATACGGAAGGACAAGTCACATATGCTGGATTATACGCTGGTGATTTTTCTGTTATAAAGTATAATAAGGAAAAAGCGGATAATGATAAAAAAGTTGTCATCGTAAAAGACTCGTATGCTAATGCTATAACTCCCTTCATCGCCCAGCACTTTACTAAGACAACTGTTCTTGACTTGAGACATTATACAGAAAAAACGTTGAAGGATTTTCTTGAAGAAGAGCAAGCAGATATTGTCTTATTCATTTATAATAACTCAAATTTATTTGGTAACATGTTTCAATTTGAATAA
- a CDS encoding GNAT family N-acetyltransferase has protein sequence MLTIQKLKLNDMHETMLDGFERYQKTDKVYVFQRGLLLEKEDYFEDNWTVDNKRDIVTHLIQTINDGGAVITATHAQQIIGFAVIEAMAFKITYVYRELSYFHVSQLYRGQKIGEALFEKSKEVARYLGAEKLYIGSHPSVQTQNFYRKMGCVLATEICPEIYNREPRDIQLEIEV, from the coding sequence ATGTTGACTATTCAAAAACTTAAACTGAATGACATGCACGAAACAATGCTTGATGGTTTTGAACGTTATCAAAAGACAGATAAAGTATATGTTTTTCAAAGAGGACTATTATTAGAGAAAGAAGACTACTTTGAAGACAATTGGACAGTTGATAATAAACGGGACATTGTTACACACTTAATACAAACTATTAATGATGGTGGTGCTGTTATCACAGCTACACACGCTCAACAAATTATTGGTTTTGCTGTAATCGAGGCAATGGCTTTTAAGATTACATATGTGTATCGAGAATTGTCCTACTTCCATGTTTCACAGCTATACCGTGGACAAAAAATTGGAGAAGCTTTGTTTGAAAAATCGAAAGAAGTAGCCAGATATTTAGGAGCAGAAAAACTATATATTGGCTCACATCCTTCAGTACAGACACAAAACTTCTATCGTAAAATGGGCTGTGTGTTAGCAACAGAAATATGCCCAGAAATATATAATCGTGAACCTAGAGATATTCAGTTAGAGATTGAGGTTTAG
- a CDS encoding carboxylesterase: MMKIAKPQPFTFEGGERAVLLLHGFTGHSADVRMLARFLHNKGYTCHAPIYRGHGSSAEDILSFGPEEWWEDVQAAYEFLKQRGHKSIAAVGLSLGGVFSLKLGYTERINGIVPMCAPMYLKSEEAMIQGFMSYAREYKKHEGKSSDQIEDEMLSLKASPLTTLHNLELLIDDVRDHIDEIQVPTFVAQGRHDHMIDIESADIIYDGVDTTFKKLKWYEESGHAITFDSERDQLHEDVFEFLELLDW, from the coding sequence ATAATGAAAATAGCAAAACCACAACCTTTTACGTTTGAAGGTGGCGAAAGAGCGGTACTATTATTACATGGCTTTACGGGGCATTCAGCCGACGTTCGCATGCTTGCACGTTTTTTACATAACAAAGGGTATACGTGTCATGCTCCTATTTATAGAGGGCACGGTAGTTCTGCCGAAGATATTCTCTCCTTTGGACCGGAAGAATGGTGGGAGGATGTTCAGGCGGCTTATGAATTTTTAAAACAACGAGGTCACAAGAGCATTGCAGCAGTAGGATTGTCGTTAGGTGGGGTATTTTCTTTAAAATTGGGATACACTGAACGTATAAACGGTATTGTACCGATGTGTGCGCCCATGTATTTAAAAAGTGAAGAAGCGATGATTCAAGGATTTATGTCATATGCAAGAGAATACAAAAAGCACGAAGGAAAATCATCCGACCAAATTGAAGATGAGATGCTATCCTTAAAGGCTTCTCCATTAACTACGTTACATAACTTAGAACTGCTAATAGATGATGTGCGCGATCACATAGATGAGATTCAAGTGCCGACATTTGTCGCTCAAGGGAGACATGATCATATGATTGACATTGAAAGCGCCGATATCATTTATGATGGTGTTGATACGACATTTAAGAAACTGAAATGGTACGAAGAATCAGGTCATGCTATTACATTTGATAGTGAGAGAGATCAGCTACATGAAGACGTATTTGAATTTTTAGAATTACTAGATTGGTGA
- a CDS encoding site-specific integrase, with the protein MSKAKNTSIQKYTKKNNEKCYMFKLFCGTDPLTGKPMYTTRRGFKTKKEATVALAQLKLEINKGEFRKRQVVTYADIFDLWIVQYEKTVEESTFIKTSGIFRNHILPSLGEYKIEKMNIEVCQRHIDDWASKVKKYRMIKSYASKVIDFAIKRGYIEKNPFTLVEMPKQLKKIRLDDHEELENFYTKEQLIEFLTCMEQESNFKAYAFFQLLAYSGMRKGEALALTWKDIDFNKNEIRINKALSRGKNNVLYVKTTKTGIARTIKMDDKTMAILEKWKKQQREEYLAKGFNTSQPKQLVFSNEKNEFIQPSKTTKWLDRVLKKYNLPKITTHGFRHTHCSLLFEAGVGLKEVQDRLGHSDVQTTLNIYAHVSEKAKDDAVIKLGSFMSQ; encoded by the coding sequence ATGAGTAAAGCAAAAAATACATCTATACAAAAGTACACGAAAAAGAATAACGAGAAGTGCTATATGTTTAAACTATTTTGTGGCACTGATCCATTAACAGGTAAACCGATGTACACAACTCGGCGTGGATTTAAAACGAAAAAAGAAGCGACTGTGGCTTTAGCCCAACTCAAACTTGAAATCAACAAGGGAGAATTTAGAAAACGCCAAGTAGTAACGTATGCAGATATATTTGATTTATGGATTGTTCAATATGAAAAAACAGTTGAAGAAAGTACGTTCATTAAGACATCAGGTATTTTCAGAAATCACATTCTACCGTCTCTTGGAGAGTACAAGATTGAGAAGATGAATATTGAAGTATGTCAAAGACACATTGATGATTGGGCTTCTAAGGTAAAGAAATACCGAATGATAAAATCATACGCTTCAAAAGTGATTGATTTTGCCATTAAACGAGGATACATTGAGAAGAATCCTTTTACATTGGTTGAAATGCCGAAGCAACTGAAAAAGATTCGATTAGATGACCATGAAGAACTTGAAAACTTCTACACAAAAGAACAGCTTATCGAATTCCTAACATGCATGGAGCAGGAAAGTAATTTTAAAGCCTATGCGTTTTTTCAGCTCCTCGCATATTCAGGTATGCGTAAAGGGGAAGCTCTCGCTTTAACTTGGAAAGACATTGATTTCAACAAGAACGAAATCCGTATCAATAAAGCACTTTCGAGAGGTAAAAACAATGTTCTTTATGTAAAGACTACTAAGACGGGTATTGCTCGAACGATAAAGATGGATGATAAGACAATGGCGATCTTGGAAAAGTGGAAGAAGCAACAGCGAGAGGAATACCTTGCGAAAGGATTTAACACCTCACAACCAAAGCAACTTGTTTTCAGCAATGAAAAAAATGAGTTTATACAGCCCTCCAAAACAACAAAATGGCTTGATCGTGTGTTAAAGAAATACAATCTACCAAAAATCACTACCCATGGATTTCGACATACACATTGCTCATTATTATTTGAAGCAGGCGTTGGTCTAAAAGAGGTGCAGGACAGACTTGGACACTCCGATGTGCAGACTACGTTAAACATTTATGCTCACGTATCTGAAAAAGCCAAAGATGATGCGGTCATTAAGTTAGGTAGCTTTATGAGCCAATAA
- the smpB gene encoding SsrA-binding protein SmpB has product MPKGEGKLVAQNKKAYHDYFIEDTYETGIVLQGTEIKSIRAGRANLRDSFARVQNGEVFLHNMHVSPYEQGNRFNHEPLRTRKLLLHKKEISKLIGITKEQGYSLVPLKLYLKNGYAKLLLGVAKGKKMYDKREDLKKKDAKREIERAFRDRQKV; this is encoded by the coding sequence ATGCCTAAAGGTGAAGGGAAACTTGTTGCTCAAAATAAAAAAGCGTATCATGATTATTTTATTGAAGATACGTATGAAACTGGTATTGTATTACAAGGTACAGAAATTAAGTCCATCCGTGCTGGGCGAGCTAATTTAAGGGATTCATTTGCAAGAGTGCAAAATGGAGAGGTATTTCTTCATAATATGCATGTGAGTCCTTACGAACAAGGGAATCGTTTCAATCATGAGCCACTACGTACTCGAAAGCTTCTTTTACACAAAAAAGAAATCTCAAAATTGATAGGTATTACGAAAGAACAAGGGTATTCGTTAGTACCTTTAAAGCTATATTTGAAAAATGGATATGCTAAGTTACTATTAGGAGTTGCGAAGGGGAAGAAAATGTACGATAAGCGTGAGGATCTTAAGAAGAAGGATGCAAAGCGCGAGATTGAACGAGCATTTAGAGATAGGCAAAAGGTTTAA
- a CDS encoding OsmC family protein — protein sequence MEDKQLLTVETSGKWLGGLKTSLSIRDFQPFIVDEPRNLGGTDEGPNPVELVLGALSSCTSVMIAIIAKEQNFSYEHAEFKNEGTIDLQGLMGVEGVSPHFQIVNFEVMLKTNESDKRIAKLKEAVESRCPVMNLLLDAGVKVESNWIA from the coding sequence ATGGAAGATAAACAATTATTAACAGTAGAAACAAGTGGAAAATGGTTGGGTGGTTTAAAAACATCACTATCTATTCGTGATTTTCAACCATTTATAGTTGATGAGCCAAGGAATCTAGGAGGAACAGATGAAGGTCCTAATCCAGTAGAGTTAGTTTTAGGGGCATTATCGAGCTGTACATCTGTCATGATTGCTATTATTGCAAAGGAACAAAACTTCTCATATGAACATGCTGAATTTAAAAACGAAGGGACAATAGACTTGCAAGGGTTAATGGGTGTTGAAGGTGTTTCTCCGCATTTTCAGATAGTAAACTTTGAGGTTATGTTAAAAACAAATGAAAGTGATAAGCGTATTGCCAAATTAAAAGAAGCTGTAGAAAGTCGCTGTCCTGTCATGAATCTTTTACTTGATGCAGGCGTAAAGGTTGAGTCGAATTGGATTGCGTAG
- the rnr gene encoding ribonuclease R: MSEELQHHIDKLLEFMREEAYKPLTVQELEEVFGIEDSATFKEFVKALVIMEEKGLVVRTRSNRYGLPEKMNLIRGKVTAHAKGFAFVIPDDKDSDDVFIPPTEMNNAMHGDTVLVRVSSESSGTRKEGTIVRIVERGVTETVGTYVESRSFGFVIPDDKKIVNDIFIPKQASGGAVEGHKVVVRITNYPEGKMSAEGEVIKILGHKNDPGVDIISIIHKHGLPQDFPNDVVEQANDTPDVIAEDEIVNRRDLRDEVIVTIDGADAKDLDDAVTVEKLENGHYKLGVHIADVSHYVTEGSPIDKEAYERGTSVYLVDRVIPMIPHRLSNGICSLNPKVDRLTLSCEMEVNDKGEVVSHEIFQSVIKTTERMTYHDVNRILVDKDEETRKRYNSLVPMFEQMEQLASLLREKRFGRGAIDFDFKEAKVLVDNEGKPTDVVIRERSIAERLIEEFMLLANETIAEHFHWLNVPFIYRIHEDPNPDKLRRFLEFITNFGYVVRGTGNSIHPRALQEILEAVNGKPEETVVSTVMLRSMKQAKYFEESLGHFGLSTDFYTHFTSPIRRYPDLIVHRLIRTYLIEGKVDETTRALWNEKIPDIAEHTSNMERRAVDAERETDDLKKAEFMEDKVGEEYEGIISSVTNFGMFVELPNTIEGLVHVSYLTDDYYRYDERNLAMIGERTGNVFRIGDEITVRVVNVNKDERSIDFEVVGMKGSRRPLAKETPRIIQGGKGRKSKDAPKGKEREDKSGKGRKPDKKKKKKFYDNAPKAKRKKKK, encoded by the coding sequence ATGAGTGAAGAATTACAGCATCACATAGACAAACTGTTAGAATTTATGCGAGAAGAGGCGTATAAGCCGCTAACCGTACAAGAGCTAGAAGAGGTTTTTGGTATAGAAGACTCAGCAACATTTAAAGAGTTTGTTAAGGCACTTGTTATTATGGAAGAAAAGGGGTTAGTTGTTCGTACGCGAAGCAATCGTTATGGACTTCCTGAAAAAATGAACCTAATTCGTGGTAAGGTAACGGCACATGCCAAAGGTTTTGCTTTTGTTATTCCTGATGACAAAGATTCTGATGATGTGTTTATACCGCCAACGGAAATGAACAATGCAATGCATGGTGATACTGTGCTAGTCAGGGTGAGCTCAGAGTCATCTGGAACTCGTAAGGAAGGTACAATAGTTCGCATCGTAGAACGAGGTGTAACTGAAACTGTCGGAACGTATGTGGAAAGTCGGAGTTTTGGCTTTGTTATTCCTGATGATAAAAAAATCGTAAATGATATCTTTATTCCTAAGCAAGCATCTGGGGGCGCAGTAGAAGGACATAAGGTTGTTGTTAGAATAACAAATTACCCTGAAGGTAAGATGAGCGCAGAAGGGGAAGTTATCAAAATACTAGGACACAAGAATGACCCTGGTGTCGATATCATCTCTATTATTCATAAGCATGGGTTACCGCAAGACTTTCCAAATGATGTAGTTGAACAAGCAAACGATACACCTGACGTTATAGCAGAAGATGAAATTGTGAATCGACGTGATTTACGAGATGAAGTTATTGTGACAATTGATGGTGCGGATGCGAAGGATCTTGATGATGCCGTTACTGTCGAAAAGTTAGAAAACGGCCATTACAAACTTGGGGTGCACATTGCAGATGTGAGTCATTATGTAACGGAAGGTTCACCAATTGACAAAGAGGCGTACGAACGTGGTACAAGCGTATATCTAGTAGACCGTGTAATACCGATGATTCCACACCGCTTATCAAATGGGATTTGTTCATTAAACCCAAAAGTTGACCGATTAACACTATCATGTGAGATGGAGGTCAATGATAAAGGGGAAGTTGTTTCTCATGAAATTTTTCAAAGTGTAATAAAAACAACTGAAAGAATGACATATCATGATGTAAACCGCATTTTAGTTGATAAAGACGAAGAAACTCGTAAGCGTTATAACTCACTAGTGCCAATGTTTGAGCAAATGGAACAACTAGCTAGTTTACTTCGAGAAAAGAGATTTGGACGCGGTGCTATAGATTTTGATTTTAAAGAAGCAAAGGTGTTAGTAGATAATGAAGGAAAGCCAACTGATGTAGTTATTCGCGAACGCTCGATAGCAGAGAGGCTAATAGAAGAATTTATGCTTTTAGCAAATGAAACGATAGCGGAGCATTTTCATTGGTTGAATGTTCCTTTTATTTATCGTATACATGAAGATCCCAATCCTGATAAGCTAAGACGTTTCTTGGAGTTCATTACTAATTTCGGGTATGTTGTGAGAGGCACAGGCAACTCCATTCACCCTAGGGCACTTCAAGAGATTTTAGAAGCTGTTAATGGAAAACCTGAAGAGACTGTTGTGTCGACTGTTATGCTTCGTTCCATGAAACAAGCAAAATATTTTGAAGAAAGCTTAGGTCACTTTGGGTTATCAACTGACTTTTATACACATTTTACTTCTCCGATTCGACGTTATCCTGACTTAATTGTTCACAGACTGATACGTACGTATTTAATAGAAGGTAAAGTAGATGAAACAACGCGTGCTTTGTGGAATGAGAAAATACCTGATATTGCAGAGCATACTTCTAATATGGAACGTCGTGCTGTCGATGCGGAACGAGAAACAGATGATCTTAAAAAAGCAGAGTTTATGGAAGATAAAGTGGGCGAGGAATATGAAGGGATTATTAGCTCTGTAACAAATTTCGGTATGTTCGTAGAGCTTCCAAATACAATAGAAGGTCTTGTTCATGTTAGTTACTTAACGGATGATTATTATCGCTATGATGAACGTAATCTTGCTATGATTGGTGAAAGAACAGGAAACGTATTCCGTATCGGTGATGAAATAACTGTTCGAGTCGTGAATGTAAACAAGGATGAAAGATCCATTGACTTTGAAGTCGTTGGTATGAAAGGAAGTAGACGTCCTCTTGCTAAAGAAACTCCGCGAATTATTCAAGGGGGAAAAGGACGCAAGTCTAAGGATGCGCCTAAAGGAAAAGAACGTGAGGATAAGTCTGGTAAGGGACGAAAGCCTGATAAGAAGAAAAAGAAAAAGTTTTATGATAACGCTCCTAAAGCAAAACGAAAAAAGAAGAAATAA
- the secG gene encoding preprotein translocase subunit SecG: MHAVIVTLLVIVSLGLIAVVLLQSGKSAGLSGAISGGAEQLFGKQKARGLDAVLQRITVVLAVSFFVLTILLAYFGV, translated from the coding sequence ATGCATGCAGTTATCGTAACATTATTAGTAATTGTTTCACTAGGTCTTATTGCTGTTGTACTTTTACAATCTGGTAAAAGTGCTGGATTATCTGGAGCTATTTCAGGTGGTGCAGAGCAGTTATTCGGTAAGCAAAAAGCACGTGGTTTGGACGCTGTATTACAACGTATTACAGTTGTTTTAGCTGTATCGTTCTTTGTTCTAACGATTCTTTTAGCTTATTTTGGAGTATAA
- the eno gene encoding phosphopyruvate hydratase: protein MPTIIDVYAREVLDSRGNPTVEVEVITESGAFGRALVPSGASTGEYEAVELRDGDKSRYLGKGVLKAVENVNEKIAPELVGFDVRDQVGIDRALIELDGTENKGKLGANAILGVSMAAARAAADYLNVSLYEYLGGFNSKTLPVPMMNIINGGEHADNNVDIQEFMVMPVGASTFREALRMGAEIFHALKGVLSAKGLNTAVGDEGGFAPNLGSNEEALQTIIEAIEKAGYKPGEQVMLAMDAAASEFYNKEDGKYHLKGEGVVYTSEEMVNFYEEMASKYPIISIEDGLDENDWEGFKLLTERIGGKVQLVGDDLFVTNTKKLAEGIERKIGNSILIKVNQIGTLTETFDAIEMAKRAGYTAVISHRSGETEDSTIADIAVATNAGQIKTGAPSRTDRVAKYNQLLRIEDQLADTAIYPGFTAFYNLKK, encoded by the coding sequence ATGCCAACAATTATTGATGTTTATGCTCGCGAAGTCCTTGACTCTCGTGGTAACCCAACTGTAGAAGTAGAAGTAATTACAGAATCAGGTGCGTTTGGTCGCGCATTAGTACCAAGTGGAGCTTCAACTGGTGAATACGAAGCTGTTGAATTACGTGATGGTGACAAGAGCCGCTACTTAGGTAAAGGTGTTTTAAAAGCTGTTGAAAACGTAAATGAAAAAATCGCTCCTGAGCTAGTAGGCTTTGACGTTCGTGATCAAGTTGGAATCGACAGAGCGCTTATCGAGCTTGATGGTACAGAAAACAAAGGTAAATTAGGTGCTAACGCTATTCTAGGTGTTTCTATGGCTGCTGCTCGTGCTGCTGCTGATTACTTAAATGTGTCTTTATATGAGTACCTTGGTGGTTTCAACTCAAAAACTCTTCCAGTACCAATGATGAACATCATTAACGGTGGAGAGCATGCTGATAACAACGTTGATATTCAAGAATTCATGGTTATGCCAGTAGGTGCTAGCACGTTCCGTGAAGCATTACGTATGGGTGCTGAAATTTTCCACGCACTTAAAGGTGTATTAAGTGCAAAAGGATTAAACACTGCTGTAGGTGACGAGGGTGGTTTCGCTCCTAACTTAGGATCAAACGAAGAAGCACTTCAAACAATCATCGAAGCAATCGAAAAAGCTGGTTACAAGCCAGGTGAGCAAGTAATGTTAGCTATGGATGCTGCTGCTTCTGAGTTCTATAACAAAGAAGACGGTAAGTACCACCTTAAAGGTGAAGGCGTAGTTTACACTTCTGAAGAAATGGTAAACTTCTACGAGGAAATGGCTAGCAAATATCCAATCATCTCTATTGAAGATGGTTTAGACGAAAACGACTGGGAAGGCTTCAAGCTTTTAACAGAGCGTATCGGTGGAAAAGTACAATTAGTTGGTGACGACTTATTCGTTACAAATACTAAAAAGTTAGCTGAAGGTATCGAGCGTAAAATTGGTAACTCAATCTTAATCAAAGTTAACCAAATCGGTACATTAACTGAAACTTTTGATGCAATTGAAATGGCTAAGCGTGCTGGTTACACAGCTGTTATCTCTCACCGCTCTGGTGAAACAGAAGACAGCACAATCGCTGACATCGCTGTTGCAACTAACGCTGGTCAAATTAAAACAGGTGCTCCTTCTCGTACAGATCGCGTTGCTAAGTACAACCAGTTACTACGCATCGAAGATCAATTAGCTGATACAGCTATCTACCCTGGCTTCACAGCATTCTATAACTTAAAGAAGTAA